The segment GCCGTATTTCATCGAGGCTGATGACGCCATGGAGGCGGGTCTGGAGGCTGCCTTCTATGTCATGCGATATGTGGAGGGGGTGCAGCTTCGGCAGTTTATCCGCGTGCGCGGCCGGGAGTGGCTGGGCTTGATTGGCTTGAAGCTGCTGGAGCGGCTCTCTTCCCTGCACCGGCTGGGCTATGTGTTCGGTGATTTAAAGCCGGAGAATGTGCTGGTATCTCCCTACGGAAGTGTGGAGCTGATCGACTTCGGCGGGGTCAGCGCAGAAGGCAAGAGCGTGAAGCAGTTTACGGAGTGGTATGACCGAGGCTACTGGAATGCCGGCTCCAGAACCGGCGATGAAGCCTATGATTTGTTCTCGTTTGCCGTGATGTGTATACATCTTCTCGATGAGAAGAGCCTTCGGGAAGCGTCAGCGCAGCTCCCTCAGGTCCGGGGGGTTCATGATCTGGAGGCTGTGGTGCGAAAATGTCCCCATATCAAGCCATATGCGGCCTGGCTAAGCCGGGCATTAAGAGGCGGATTCGCAAACTCACGGGAAGCGATGAACGCGTGGAAGCGGGGCGTTTATGCCCGCCCTCTTCCCACTATCAAGAGGACGCCCCGGTGGCTCCGGCGTTCCTTTGTCCTCTCCCTGCTGCTTATGGGAGCGGCATTATATTTGTTTTTGGCCACATAGGAGATCATATGGGCCGAA is part of the Paenibacillus algicola genome and harbors:
- a CDS encoding serine/threonine protein kinase; the encoded protein is MTTSSETGCAPGTVITGKWHHSQYVVERLLGSGANGSVYLVRRRGQEQRYALKMGYDTLELQSEINVLKALNRQFTKPYFIEADDAMEAGLEAAFYVMRYVEGVQLRQFIRVRGREWLGLIGLKLLERLSSLHRLGYVFGDLKPENVLVSPYGSVELIDFGGVSAEGKSVKQFTEWYDRGYWNAGSRTGDEAYDLFSFAVMCIHLLDEKSLREASAQLPQVRGVHDLEAVVRKCPHIKPYAAWLSRALRGGFANSREAMNAWKRGVYARPLPTIKRTPRWLRRSFVLSLLLMGAALYLFLAT